TGATCACGCTTAACACAGTGTTTTTTTGTTAGAATGAACAGACTTTTCAGCGTATAGGAGAGAAAAATGACACCTGCACCCATAAAAGAACTTATCGCATTCAGTGATTTTGAAAAGCTCGATATTCGTGTTGGCACAATAACCGCAGTCACAGATGTAGAAAAATCCAAAAAACTGATGAAGTTGACGGTAGATTTCGGCGATCATACACGCACTATTCTTGCTGGTATCAAGCAAGAGCGTGAAAACCCGTCTGAAATTGAAGGCAAGCAGGCGCTGTTTGTTGTTAATCTTCCTGAGCAAAAAATGGCAGGAGAAGTATCGCAGGGGATGCTGTTCGATATTGGTTATGCTGATAAGCAGTTACCGTGTTTAGCAATGCCAGAAACACCGATGCCAAATGGAAGTCGTGCAGGTTAACGTATTCATCTTTATAGTCGCTAATTTGGTGAAATATTGAGTTTTAATTGCGATTAAGCGCAATATTTCATCAGTCTAAGATCATATCTAATTTAATTCTATTACGTTCCGCTTACATGCCAGTCTCTCTTTTCCAATTGGGTACATAGTGTTACTTTAACTATTCACCATTAATATGAATCTACACTCGCATTACGGCAAAACTTCTATTATATTATCCTCTGGTCTTTCTGGATTTGTAATTCTCATTTTTTATTTTATATACCTAAAAAGCGTTATGCTTTATTGGGTATGGTTTTATGTGTCTATTAATGAGTAATTATAAAAAACAAAATCTATTAAAGAATATGTTTTTATGAAGTTTACTGTTTTAAAGCATTCACTTTTTGTCGCAATGCATATAATGATTGCGTATTCGACAACATTTTTTGCCACTATTGTCATGATTTTTACTGAAGACTGGAATAACCCATGGAGTCATGAAACTCATCAGTTAATTTCAGATATTGTACTATACGTTTTACTTGTTTATGGTTGCATTGTCGTTTACTGGCATGTCATTAAACCAATATTGGCATGGAAATCTTTACGAAGCGCGAAGTTCGGAATCTAGGGACTAATGAATCAATACCCATAGCGCATTAAATTTATGTTTATTTGTGAATAGATTAAAACAAACTGTCTTTCACTATAAACTTATTTTCATGGTATAAATACGTTAGTAATATAAGCGTATATTTGTAGGCCATGAGATAAGCATGGCAGGAGAGAGTAAATGGAATTAATTTCACCTTCAGATAAATTTGAAAGCGCATTCTCTGATTTTTATGACGACTTTCAGGTTAATGATCATGAAAATGCAGAGTTTTATATCGCAGGGAAACAAGATTTCGCTGCTTATGTTCAGAGTCTTCTTGATGAAGCGAACGGTGTGAATCTGCGCGAAGGGTATGTGCCTTGTAATCACTATTGGCTAGTGAATGATAATAAGTCGATATTAGGTGCGATTCGTGTTCGCCATAATATAGACAACGAATTTCTTGCCTTAGAAGCAGGCCATATTGGCTATGATGTAGCACCTTCATTCAGGCAGCAAGGCAATGGCAGGACCATGCTGAAACTTGCGCTACCCAAAGCCAAGGCATTAGGTATTCATTCTGCATTGATTACAGCCAACGAAGACAACCTTGCATCGCGTCGTGTTATTGAAAGTAATGGCGGGCGGTTCGATAAAATTGTCCATGGCAAGGTGTTTCCATATCCTATCGCACGATATTGGGTTGATTGCATTTGATTTAAGTTGTTGATAAATAAGGTTTGTCATGTTTGTGTCGTGCTCGTGACGTTACTAATATTGGCCTGAAGGGCTAATCTTCACCGAAACAGCAGAGGGAGTTGGCGATGATAGTTAGGAAATTAAGATTACAACGAGGCTGGTCTCAGGAACACTTGTCGCAAATCAGTGGGTTGAGTGTGAGAACCATTCAACGTATTGAACGAGGGCATAAGGCTGGCCTTGAATCTTTAAAATCTCTCGCTGCTGTGTTTGAAGTTCAAGTAACGGATTTACAACAGGAGCCAGATATGAACGATATGAATAGGAATGACTCTGACATCAAGCATGCTGAGATGCATAGTGATATAAGTATCTCTGATGAAGAAAGTAAAGTACTTGCTCAGGTCAGAGAGATTAAAGGTTTTTATTCCCACTTAGTCACTTATGTACTCGTGATTAGTATGCTGTTTGTTATAAACTTTATCACTGACGCTAGTTATATCTGGGCATGGTGGCCAGCAATGGGCTGGGGTATCGGTATTGTATCTCATGCTTTAAGTGCATTTGAGATAATGAATTTCTTCGGTGCTGATTGGGAGAAAAAACAAGTAGAAAAACGCTTAGGTCGTAAATTATAGCTTGTGTTATTTGCTTTAGAGCTAGGTTATATATACAAGAAACCTAGCTCTACTTTATTATCTTCATGCTATGATATTTTCGATAAATTGCTTTGCTTCTTTGGGGGATGTAATTCTTACAAACTGAATGTGCGAATATTGCTCGTCAGTCATGATGCTTTGGTAGCGAATCTTGTTAGTGTGATATGTTTTGAGTGTCCAGAGTAATATTGAATCTTTACTGGCTAGTACTTTTTTCAAGCTTTCTTTATTGCCGGTGTTTGGCCAGAGTTCTTTTTGGCTAATAATGCGATAAACAGCGCGCTTTACTGCTTGGTATAGAGTGCGGCCTAAAGAGTAATCAATCCAAATAACAGTATCTACCTTGTGCCACTTTATCGGAACTGTTCGGTTATAGTTTCCATCTAATACCCAGTGTTCATTTGATGTGACTTGCGATAAAGCCTCAAAGAACTCTTCATCTGTTGATTCCTGCCAGTTTGCTTTCCAAAACAAACTGTCCATTTCGTAATAAGGGCAAGACAACTTTCCAGCTAAATGCTTTGAGAATGTTGATTTACCACTGCCACTGGTCCCTACAACGTTTATTCGCCTCATTGTTACTGCCATTCCGTTGCCAGCCTTCTATCAGTATTAAAGATCTAAATACAGTCTCAGCATATCTTTATGCTGAATACCATTTTCAATGATTGGATCTGGGTAGTGTGTAATAAAGTGGTCTTTAACTACTTTATCAATTCTAAAACCTAATCGGTGGTAATAGGTGAGCTGGTACCCAAAGGCACCTGTACCGAGCTCAATCCTCTTTACCCCTTTTTCTTTGAGCGCATTGATGGAAAATGCCAGCAGTTTGGATCCGATGCCTTGCTGTTGATATTCAGGCTGTACAGAAACATTGAATATTTCAACGAGAGTAGACATGTCTTGTCGCTGCTTAGATTTTTTTGGTGACACAATACAGGCTGCGCGTATATCAGTATTCTCAGTTGCTACAAAGCACCAAGCGTTAGATAAGTAGCCTTGAATACTAATTTCTGATGGATCGGCTTCGAGCAACAAGGATAAAGGGACTTGATCCGATGGAACTTGATGATAGTGCATGGTTATAAAGTCTCTCTCTTTATTGCTGTAATAATGATTGAGCTAACGATGTTGCTATAACGGGAAGACTTTTTCAAAGCGTTCGAGTACAAGTTCTGACTCTTCATTAAAAGTCGCACCTATTTGGGCGGCATAATGCGTGAAAAAGTCGATGTGAGCCTGACGCCACCATTCGTAGCTACCATCTCCTTCGCCTTCTGATTCCGCAAATTCCCGCGAGACTCGATTAAAAGGGCTGGTGGATACCTCAGTGAGTCGTACTATACATACGGGGTCTTCAGCCCAGTTTAAAACAAGGGTTAAGTTACCAACTTGTGGTAGTGGATCATTTTCAATGTCATAGCCAGCTTTCAGGCTACAGGATGCGCGTTTAATACCCTTATTGATCAAACGAGCGCACTCATTGGCATTGTACTCATCGGCACAAAAATACTCAGCAATAATTTGAGGGATTGCAGCACGTTCGGTTGGCGTTAACTGTACTAGATAGGCATCTATCATTGCTTGTTGATTTGGTGTCATGTTCTTCCTTGAAATAGAGGTTGCTTAACAAATGAATGCTTATTTATTAATTCTTAATGAGATATTGGTTAATAAATGCTTTTACTTGGCTTTCTGCTATGCCGACATCAACTTGAATGTTTGCTTTCTGAAGTCGAGCTAGGCCTTTTCCGCTGTTTCGCGGATCTGGATCGATAAGGGCAACAACCACACGCTTAAAACCTAAGGTCGCAAGGGTGTCAGCGCAAGCAGGTGTTCGTCCCACAAAAGAGCAGGGTTCAAGAGTGACATAAGCGGTTACATCACTAAAGTTGGCTGACGTATTCTCTAAGTATAACGCGATAGCATGTGCTTCAGCATGGTGCTGACCGGGTGGTTGCGTATAACCTTCGCTAATGATGCTCCCATTTTTTACCAGCACACAGCCAACGGGAGGGTTGGGGCGACATTGCGGTAGCGCTTGTCGTGATAGCTCAAGCGCCCGTAACATGTATTTTTTATCATAGTGCATCACTGAAACTTCCAATTGTGAGTTTAGGCCAATGGACTACCCATTGTTTTGCTTGGATTCGTTGCTCGAAGAGTGCGCGTGAACGCCTAGGATTATGGGTGATCTTGAGGTCAAATAAAGAATCTACACCAAAAGCACTTATCCCTTGGTAACCACCTCTGCCAGCTGTCGTTGGCACTTTTCTAATGGCAATGGCTGTTTCTTTTTCTGGCCAAAAACGCATGGCATCTAGTGTACTTAAATACGGGCGATCGCCATTATAGCCGTGCATCCTTGCTTGATTTCGCACTTGCCAATTTTGATTTGGCATCATGTCTGAGAGTTGTTGCTCAAGCGCAATATCTCTGCTTGGATCGCTTTCAGTTGGGTCGAAATAAATAACATCCAGATCATTGAGCGGGGTTGTTATCGGTTTTTCGGGATGCAGGTGATCCCAGACTAAATTTCGGACAAAGCCAGCGGCTAAATAACATTGTGGAAGTGCTAGTAGCGATACACAATGAAGCGCCTCTTGCCGTAATTGATCCTTTTCAATGAGTGTGATAATTCGCTGCATATTATTGACTCAATTTGTTATTTCTAGTTTTGCTTCTGCGTATTCTCTTAGTACTCGAGCATTATCGGCATATACATCATTGCCACACGCTATGCCATCGAAAGCGATAGAAGGGCTGGAGTAGAAGGGGTGTAATTCATCCGCGTAAGACATCACTGTGCCTTTACCTCCGCAGCGATAACCATAGGCGTATTGTTTTATTTTAGAATGGAGCCCAACAGGTAACCAAGTTGCTAAATCGAATAGGTAGCCTTCAGTCTGATCTGAGAGTGTATCGATATCGTGATTTGCCCATGCTAAGTGGCCTAATTCATGTTCTAACACGGTTTTGGGACAGTTTATATCTAGCACGAAAAATTGAGGATAGAGTGTAACGTCTGTTTGTCCGCATTTATCGGGATTGAACGTTGAATTCCGCGTGCTGAATACTACGCCGTAATAAGGGTATACGTGATGATGTGATTGGTTTTGCTGCAGCGATTTTATTCTATCTGGATAGTAATAGGCGAGGAGATCATGCACAGCATAGATATCTTGGAAGTTGATATCGAGTAATTCACTGATGTACACCACCTCTTTTAAGGTCCGTTTCATGGGAATGCAAGAATTACGCATGACGGTATTGGAATGTTCCAACCAACTCTTTATGTGGCCTTCAATAACAAAGGGGGCATATTGCGCCTTAATTGATTCGGTTAAAAACAAAGTGATAGGCGTTGTTAACACAGCTTCTGGTAAACAAGTGGGTGTAGTGAGTGGTTTATCCTCAGCGAACGAATTGAATGAAAACAGAGATAAAAAGATCGCAATATATTTCCCCAAACTCACGCTCCTTGTGAATATTTTGGTTATTAGTCCATAGAAACCAAAGAGATAGTAGCATAAAAAACCTTTCATATAGCAGAAGGTTTATATCGTAATAGTAAGGCCATAACGGTATGGCTTATATGCATTATTTATCCAAAATGAAGCTTTCATCCTGTAAGTCTGACTTACAGCTGCTTGTTGGTGCTGTTTTCATCAGGCGAGTAATATCAATGCCAACGAAACGGGGTACTCAACCAATATTCAACATTGAATATCTCACCGAGATAACCAGTCGAATTCTGATGAGGATAAGATTATGAAAGCATCAAAAACTATTATCGCGACGTTAATTGCAGCATCAACCATGGGTATGGCAAGCATAGCAACAGCATGTACATCGGCTATTTACAATAATGGTGATGTTAGCATGACAGTCCGTACTATGGATTGGACTGGTCAAGATCAAGCAGAAGTTGTCGGTAAAGGACGAGGTATTGAAAATCAGTATGCCGATACAAAAGATGGTGTCACAAGTAAATCTAAGTATGCCTCTATGCAGATTAAATCTTTTAACCCTGGGATTGTGGCTGAAGCGATGAATGAAAAAGGGCTTGTAGCGCGTATCTTGTATCTAGGTAAAGATTACACTGAGTTTCCAGCGGGTAAAGCTGGGGTTCCAGATGTGAGTGCAGGTGAAGTGCCACGCTTCGTGGTTGATAACTTTGCCACAACCGATGAAGCACTCGAAGCGCTGCGTAGCATTGATGTGATTGACCAGAAAATTTGTGATTTACCGGGTCATGCCAATGAATGTATTTCAGCCCCAGTTCATTATCAAATTACAGATGCATCGGGCAAGAGTGCGGTTATTGAGTATGTGAAGGGTGAGCAAAAAATCTATGAAGGCACGTATGAAACCGCGCCTGGTGTACAGTTCATGTCGAATGATCCTGAGTTCAGCACGCATTTAATCATGGACAAAGAGGGCACGAAAGCGGACGCCAGTATCCGTTCATACGACAGACGTCTTCGCGCCAAAGAAATTGTTGAAGACTTGTATGCTCGAGATGTCAAAGACCCAGCAAAAGCAGCACTGAGCATCAAAGCAGTTGCTAATAATGTGTTCTCTGGCTACGACCGTATCGACCCACATGTGAATGATGTATTCCCAACGTTATGGACAATTTACACCGACCAAGCGAACCAAACATGGACGCTAGATCGTGCCGATACATGGGAAATTGAACAGTACAACTTTACAATGTTTGATAATGCACAAGCTGCTGAAACCGTATTGGGACAAAACCCTAACGTAAAATAGGGCAGTATTTGTTAAGAAACTCTGTTTTCTCGCCGATAGCAACAAAAAGCCAGTGACGAATCACTGGCTTTTTACTGTACGAATAGCTGTTGAATGATAGCAATCACACTTGATTTAAGTTCAGCTCTTTTTGCAATTTCTTTGTCAGCCCTAAGGAAACAATTCGGTGAGACTCGGTCAGGTAATACATGAGTTCTTCATCCGTCTGCGCTGAACTTGCAAAGTGTTGTATCCATTTCATCCCGCGTGATGCAAAGTAAGGCGCTGGTTTATAACCGGGGTGCTCACTCAGGTAATGATAATTCTGATCAGACGTTTTAAATATAAAGGCAGGTGCATCGTCTGGTCCTAACCCGCCAATGGCAAAGACTTTTCCACCGACTTTCCATACGTGAGAGTTATTCCATTGCACAACATAGGTCGTTGCTGGTAATGCACGACAAAAAGCATTGTATTGGTCATAATCCATTGTTGATCCCTCGTGTGTATGCCAGCCGACAGTGGCCTTCTTTGTTATGAAGACAATTGAAGCTTGAATGTTAGGTTTGCTTTAACAGCGAGCCATTCGCTTTCAATGATAGAAAAAACAACCGTGTCTCGGTAACTACCATTTGGCATCTTTTGATGATTGCGAATAACTCCATCTTGCTTAGCACCTAAGCGTGCGATGGCATTACGTGAGGCTTGATTATGCCAGTGAGTGCAAAATTGAACCGCGATGGCAGATAAATTTTCGAAAGCATAAGTCAGTAATAGGTATTTGCACTCGGTGTTTACCGCTGTGCGTTGATAACGTTTTGCATACCATGTGTAACCTATTTCAACGCGATGATTCGTGCAATCAGCGTTGCAATAACGAGTCGTGCCTATAACCTCTTGAGTCTGATTATTGATAACGACAAAGGGTAGTGAACGGCCTTGTTTTTTTTCTGACAGCGCTGTTTCTATATAAGCATCAACCTTTTCCTCATTGGGTATGGATGTATACCATAAATTCCAAAGCTCACCATCAGATGCCGCTTGAACAAGCGCTTTAGCATGCTCTTTTTTCAGGGGCACTAGAGTAATATTGTTACCCTGTAACCTAATATCCGAAAGCCATGTTGTGTTTGGCATGAATAACAGCTCCTTGTTATATGTTTCCTTACTCATTAGATACACGGCGTTTATACCTAACCTAATGATTTTAAATTGTGAGTTAACACCATAGCGAAAGGCATCATAAAAGCAATGCTTCCGTGATCGGGTATGGTGAGTTGTTACCTTTGTAAGTTAATGGAGAAAGTTAGCCTTGACCCGTCTATAGGTTTAGGGTTGATATTACTCAGCCGGATAATAAATGGTGAATCTATGCTAACTGTAACTCAACTGGCTCGAAAGTGCGGGATTTCGCGCGCGACTATTCTTTATTACGAACGTGAAGAGATTTTGTTTCCCGCTTATCGTGCTGATAATGGCTATCGCTGGTATGGCGAAAAAGAAGTTGAACGCTTAAAAGCGATCACCTCATATCGGTCATACGGGCTGCCTGTTGCAAGTATTCGAACCTTGTTAGCTCAAAAGGGCAAGTCGCAAGCGCAAATTATGAAAGATCACTTTAATGAGCTTGAGCGAGAAATTCAGAACTTACGGGCGCAACAAAAGGCCATTGTTGGCTTGCTGCAGGAACCCGCTCTTTTAACCGATAATAAGGTTACCAAAGCGCGCTGGGTGAACATTATGAAAGCTGCGGGCTTTACTGAAGAAGATATGACAACGTGGCACAAAAAGTTTGAAGAGTTGGAGCCGACAGAACATCAACGTTTCTTGGAATCACTTGGGATTTCAGAGAATGAAATTGCCCGTATTAGGGGCAATTAGGTGTTTATCGTTAGTGGCGCAGCTGACGATAGAGCTTACAACCCACCGCGTAGCCAACAGCAAACAGCGTTATAAACAACATGGCAGAGATAAAATACGCAAGGTACTGAGAAATACCGAGTCCCCACACTAAGCTAAAGACCAAGCCTTGGTATGCTTCAAATGGCCACTCAATAACAGGGAAGTGTGAGCCTCCAGCCAATAATAAAATAAGACCCAAAACGGGAATTAAACCACCCAATATGCCACTGGTGAGCTGTTTATTCATGAATAGCTACTTACGTGAACCCTAAAATGTACAGTTATTGTGATTTTATATTGCCTGATACTCAAGTGTTTTATGCCTGTGTAGTTTTTATCTAAGTAAGGTTATTTTTATGGTGGTGGGAGTACGTTACTTGCAACGGCGAGAAAGTCTCTATAAGTAAAGCTCCGAGAGGAAAAGTACCTGGAGATAATATCTCTGGAGAAAAGCCTCCCGCGAAAACAAAAACGGGAGGCTGAAGTTTAAGTTACTGTTAATACTTACTGGTTGATTTTAAAAGCACCAACATGGTGATCGAGTGTTTTCGCTAGATCGGCCAGTTTTTGGCTAGAGAGTTCGAGCTCTTGGCTTGCTGTTAGCCCGAGTTTTACCGAGCTATCAACTGTATCCATATTTAGGTTGATCTCATTTGCCACGCTGGTTTGTTGTTCAGTCGCAGTGGCTACTTGGGTATTCATATCTAGTATTGCCATCACTTGTGCCGAAATGCTCTCTAGAGCCTGCTGGGCTTTTTCCGTCGCCTGTGAACCTTCAATGGTGAGTGACTTACTGCTATCCATCGCATCAACCGCATTCTTAGCTTCGTCTTGAAGCTGATCAATCATGGTTTGAATTTCATTTGTCGATTGTGCCGTTTTAGTGGCGAGGTTTCTTACTTCATCAGCAACAACAGCGAAGCCTCGTCCAGCTTCACCTGCGCGAGCGGC
The nucleotide sequence above comes from Photobacterium swingsii. Encoded proteins:
- a CDS encoding tRNA-binding protein; protein product: MTPAPIKELIAFSDFEKLDIRVGTITAVTDVEKSKKLMKLTVDFGDHTRTILAGIKQERENPSEIEGKQALFVVNLPEQKMAGEVSQGMLFDIGYADKQLPCLAMPETPMPNGSRAG
- a CDS encoding GNAT family N-acetyltransferase, giving the protein MELISPSDKFESAFSDFYDDFQVNDHENAEFYIAGKQDFAAYVQSLLDEANGVNLREGYVPCNHYWLVNDNKSILGAIRVRHNIDNEFLALEAGHIGYDVAPSFRQQGNGRTMLKLALPKAKALGIHSALITANEDNLASRRVIESNGGRFDKIVHGKVFPYPIARYWVDCI
- a CDS encoding 2TM domain-containing protein, encoding MIVRKLRLQRGWSQEHLSQISGLSVRTIQRIERGHKAGLESLKSLAAVFEVQVTDLQQEPDMNDMNRNDSDIKHAEMHSDISISDEESKVLAQVREIKGFYSHLVTYVLVISMLFVINFITDASYIWAWWPAMGWGIGIVSHALSAFEIMNFFGADWEKKQVEKRLGRKL
- a CDS encoding shikimate kinase — encoded protein: MRRINVVGTSGSGKSTFSKHLAGKLSCPYYEMDSLFWKANWQESTDEEFFEALSQVTSNEHWVLDGNYNRTVPIKWHKVDTVIWIDYSLGRTLYQAVKRAVYRIISQKELWPNTGNKESLKKVLASKDSILLWTLKTYHTNKIRYQSIMTDEQYSHIQFVRITSPKEAKQFIENIIA
- a CDS encoding GNAT family N-acetyltransferase, with amino-acid sequence MHYHQVPSDQVPLSLLLEADPSEISIQGYLSNAWCFVATENTDIRAACIVSPKKSKQRQDMSTLVEIFNVSVQPEYQQQGIGSKLLAFSINALKEKGVKRIELGTGAFGYQLTYYHRLGFRIDKVVKDHFITHYPDPIIENGIQHKDMLRLYLDL
- a CDS encoding ASCH domain-containing protein, coding for MTPNQQAMIDAYLVQLTPTERAAIPQIIAEYFCADEYNANECARLINKGIKRASCSLKAGYDIENDPLPQVGNLTLVLNWAEDPVCIVRLTEVSTSPFNRVSREFAESEGEGDGSYEWWRQAHIDFFTHYAAQIGATFNEESELVLERFEKVFPL
- a CDS encoding bifunctional diaminohydroxyphosphoribosylaminopyrimidine deaminase/5-amino-6-(5-phosphoribosylamino)uracil reductase RibD, which encodes MHYDKKYMLRALELSRQALPQCRPNPPVGCVLVKNGSIISEGYTQPPGQHHAEAHAIALYLENTSANFSDVTAYVTLEPCSFVGRTPACADTLATLGFKRVVVALIDPDPRNSGKGLARLQKANIQVDVGIAESQVKAFINQYLIKN
- a CDS encoding nucleotidyltransferase family protein; the protein is MQRIITLIEKDQLRQEALHCVSLLALPQCYLAAGFVRNLVWDHLHPEKPITTPLNDLDVIYFDPTESDPSRDIALEQQLSDMMPNQNWQVRNQARMHGYNGDRPYLSTLDAMRFWPEKETAIAIRKVPTTAGRGGYQGISAFGVDSLFDLKITHNPRRSRALFEQRIQAKQWVVHWPKLTIGSFSDAL
- a CDS encoding linear amide C-N hydrolase — encoded protein: MKASKTIIATLIAASTMGMASIATACTSAIYNNGDVSMTVRTMDWTGQDQAEVVGKGRGIENQYADTKDGVTSKSKYASMQIKSFNPGIVAEAMNEKGLVARILYLGKDYTEFPAGKAGVPDVSAGEVPRFVVDNFATTDEALEALRSIDVIDQKICDLPGHANECISAPVHYQITDASGKSAVIEYVKGEQKIYEGTYETAPGVQFMSNDPEFSTHLIMDKEGTKADASIRSYDRRLRAKEIVEDLYARDVKDPAKAALSIKAVANNVFSGYDRIDPHVNDVFPTLWTIYTDQANQTWTLDRADTWEIEQYNFTMFDNAQAAETVLGQNPNVK
- a CDS encoding MmcQ/YjbR family DNA-binding protein, with product MDYDQYNAFCRALPATTYVVQWNNSHVWKVGGKVFAIGGLGPDDAPAFIFKTSDQNYHYLSEHPGYKPAPYFASRGMKWIQHFASSAQTDEELMYYLTESHRIVSLGLTKKLQKELNLNQV
- a CDS encoding GNAT family N-acetyltransferase — encoded protein: MPNTTWLSDIRLQGNNITLVPLKKEHAKALVQAASDGELWNLWYTSIPNEEKVDAYIETALSEKKQGRSLPFVVINNQTQEVIGTTRYCNADCTNHRVEIGYTWYAKRYQRTAVNTECKYLLLTYAFENLSAIAVQFCTHWHNQASRNAIARLGAKQDGVIRNHQKMPNGSYRDTVVFSIIESEWLAVKANLTFKLQLSS
- a CDS encoding MerR family transcriptional regulator; protein product: MLTVTQLARKCGISRATILYYEREEILFPAYRADNGYRWYGEKEVERLKAITSYRSYGLPVASIRTLLAQKGKSQAQIMKDHFNELEREIQNLRAQQKAIVGLLQEPALLTDNKVTKARWVNIMKAAGFTEEDMTTWHKKFEELEPTEHQRFLESLGISENEIARIRGN